In one window of Mercurialis annua linkage group LG4, ddMerAnnu1.2, whole genome shotgun sequence DNA:
- the LOC126676736 gene encoding MYB-like transcription factor ODO1, producing the protein MGRQPCCDKLGVKKGPWTAEEDNKLINFILTNGQCCWRAVPKLAGLRRCGKSCRLRWTNYLRPDLKRGLLTESEEQLVIDLHSRLGNRWSKIAARLPGRTDNEIKNHWNTHIKKKLLKMGIDPITHQPFHNQQPKTEQTSLSQETLNNNITNNQENNDSEENSSSSPPENCSSTDESVLFNSLWMDEPPLIDASLSDNNSNSAILENTSMNFPYPSWEDNCNWLLDCQDFGIHDFGFDCFDDGGFELMNALETDDKR; encoded by the exons ATGGGCAGACAGCCTTGTTGTGATAAACTTGGTGTGAAGAAAGGACCATGGACTGCTGAAGAAGATAACAAACTCATCAACTTCATTCTTACCAATGGCCAGTGCTGTTGGAGAGCTGTTCCGAAGCTTGCCGGACTCCGCCGCTGCGGCAAGAGCTGCCGTCTCCGTTGGACTAACTATCTTCGTCCCGACTTGAAGAGAGGTCTTCTTACTGAATCTGAAGAACAATTGGTTATTGATCTTCATTCTCGTCTTGGCAATAG gTGGTCCAAGATTGCAGCTAGATTACCAGGAAGAACAGATAATGAAATCAAGAATCATTGGAACACCCATATCAAGAAAAAGCTTCTCAAAATGGGGATTGATCCTATTACACATCAACCTTTTCATAATCAACAACCCAAGACTGAACAAACTTCTCTTTCGCAAGAAACCCTCAACAACAATATTACCAACAATCAAGAAAATAATGATTCGGAAGAAAATTCGAGCTCATCGCCTCCTGAAAATTGTTCTAGTACCGATGAATCAGTTTTGTTTAATAGCCTGTGGATGGATGAACCTCCATTGATCGATGCATCGCTTAGCGATAACAATAGCAATTCAGCTATATTGGAAAATACTAGCATGAATTTTCCATATCCATCATGGGAAGATAATTGCAATTGGTTATTAGATTGCCAAGATTTTGGTATTCACGATTTTGGATTTGATTGCTTCGATGATGGCGGATTCGAGCTGATGAACGCGTTAGAGACGGATGACAAGCGCTAG
- the LOC126676217 gene encoding uncharacterized protein LOC126676217: MGEFSIQISSELVNRLSNDNDKLKKKPRKTKPKIPREPAHPQPKVNEKQLHDDPQPHKLAPSPVWPVQSPVFLPVPPQSANGELEAIRSVIRESESVLEKLQKQEDSMAKEVTERAKDLRDKEFKLPYQKPMPCLADYDACRACYKENANDILKCSPLTRSYYDCVHRAKRQVNAADK; encoded by the coding sequence ATGGGTGAATTTTCAATTCAGATTAGTTCCGAACTTGTTAATAGGCTTTCCAATGATAATGACAAGTTAAAAAAGAAACCTCGAAAAACTAAACCTAAGATACCACGAGAACCCGCTCATCCCCAACCTAAGGTGAATGAGAAGCAGCTTCACGATGATCCTCAACCACACAAACTAGCTCCTTCTCCGGTATGGCCAGTTCAATCTCCAGTATTTTTGCCAGTACCTCCACAATCTGCAAATGGAGAATTAGAAGCAATCAGATCTGTTATTCGGGAAAGTGAAAGCGTTCTTGAAAAGTTGCAGAAGCAGGAGGATAGCATGGCGAAAGAAGTAACGGAAAGAGCCAAGGATCTCCGTGATAAGGAATTTAAGCTTCCATATCAGAAGCCTATGCCTTGTTTAGCTGATTATGATGCTTGTCGGGCATGTTACAAGGAAAATGCTAATGATATACTGAAATGTTCCCCTCTGACTAGAAGCTACTACGATTGTGTTCACAGAGCTAAGCGACAAGTCAATGCGGCAGATAAGTAG
- the LOC126676215 gene encoding uncharacterized protein LOC126676215, whose product MVRGRDACWEHCVLVDATRQKVRCNYCHRDFSGGVYRMKFHLAQIKNKDIVPCSEVPDEVRNHIQSIVGTPKKQKTPKKLKLGVVAVADGQQENSSSATGGVLPNHGSSGQRGSTCPSLLFPHPSPTGQLAVVDNVPNQKQDNADKKIAVFFFHNSIAFSAAKSMYYQEMFDAVAECGVGYKAPSFEKLRSSLLVKVKGDIHDWYKKYRDEWKNTGCTIFCDSWSDGKTKSILVFSITCLKGTLFLKSVDISGHEDDPNYLFELLESILIEVGPENVIQVITNSTAGYVYAGRLLMAKYTSLFWSPCASYCVNKMLEDIGKQEWVGTVIEEAKTITTYIYSNAWTLNMMRKFTGGSELIRPRLTRYVCNYLSLRAIVIQENNLKNMFSHPEWLSSMHSRRPDAQIVKSLLYQDRFWKFAHEAVSISEPLIKVLRIVDGDMPAMGYIYEGLERAKISIKSYYKGIEDKYMPMWEIVDRRWNVQLHSSLHAAAAFLNPSIFYNPNFKIDLRMRNGFQEAMIKMAISDKDKIEITKEHPIYINAQGALGTDFAIMGRTLNSPGDWWAGYGYEIPTLQRVAMRILSQPCSSHWCRWNWSSFARIHTKKRNKSELEKLNDLVFVQCNLWLQAIYQSRDGKCKPVILDEIDVSSEWPTELESSTPIFDDSWLDNLPLECRGSP is encoded by the exons ATGGTTCGAGGAAGAGATGCGTGTTGGGAACATTGTGTTCTTGTAGATGCAACGCGGCAGAAGGTTAGATGTAATTATTGTCATAGGGACTTCAGTGGAGGGGTTTACCGAATGAAGTTTCATTTGGCGCAAATAAAGAATAAAGATATAGTTCCATGTTCAGAAGTACCAGATGAAGTGCGAAATCACATTCAAAGCATAGTAGGTACTCCCAAGAAACAGAAAACTCCCAAGAAACTGAAGCTGGGTGTTGTAGCTGTAGCTGATGGTCAACAAGAAAATAGCTCGTCTGCTACTGGTGGTGTACTTCCCAATCATGGATCTAGTGGTCAACGGGGTAGCACCTGCCCATCTTTGTTATTTCCACATCCCTCACCCACTGGACAGCTAGCAGTAGTAGATAATGTTCCGAATCAAAAACAGGATAATGCTGACAAAAAGATTGCTGTGTTTTTCTTCCATAATTCTATTGCTTTTAGTGCTGCTAAATCCATGTACTACCAAGAAATGTTTGATGCTGTAGCTGAGTGTGGGGTGGGTTATAAAGCTCCGAGTTTTGAAAAGCTTAGATCATCCCTACTAGTAAAGGTGAAAGGCGATATACATGATTGGTATAAGAAATATAGAGACGAGTGGAAAAATACAGGGTGCACAATCTTTTGTGATAGCTGGTCTGATGGTAAGACAAAATCAATTCTTGTATTCTCCATCACATGCCTCAAAGGGACACTATTTCTGAAATCAGTTGATATATCAGGTCATGAAGATGATCCCAATTACTTATTTGAGTTGCTCGAGTCAATCTTGATAGAAGTTGGCCCGGAAAATGTTATACAAGTGATTACAAATAGTACTGCCGGTTATGTTTATGCAGGGAGGCTTCTCATGGCTAAGTACACCTCATTGTTTTGGTCACCTTGTGCTTCGTATTGCGTCAATAAGATGTTGGAGGATATTGGTAAACAAGAGTGGGTTGGTACAGTCATTGAAGAAGCAAAAACCATCACTACATACATATATAGTAATGCATGGACTTTGAATATGATGAGGAAGTTCACTGGTGGAAGTGAATTGATCAGGCCTAGACTCACTAGATATGTATGTAATTACCTTTCCTTGAGGGCCATTGTTATCCAGGAGAACAACTTAAAGAATATGTTCTCTCATCCAGAGTGGTTGTCATCCATGCATAGTAGACGTCCAGATGCTCAGATCGTTAAATCTTTATTGTATCAAGACCGGTTTTGGAAGTTTGCGCATGAAGCTGTGAGCATCTCGGAACCACTTATAAAAGTTTTAAGGATTGTCGATGGGGACATGCCAGCAATGGGGTATATATATGAAGGATTAGAGAGGGCAAAGATTTCGATTAAGTCATATTATAAGGGTATTGAAGATAAATATATGCCAATGTGGGAAATAGTTGATCGAAGATGGAATGTGCAGCTCCACTCTTCTTTACATGCTGCAGCAGCATTTCTTAATCCTTCAATATTCTacaatccaaattttaaaattgatttaaggATGAGGAATGGGTTCCAAGAAGCAATGATCAAAATGGCCATCTCAGATAAAGATAAAATAGAAATTACAAAGGAGCATCCAATATACATAAATGCTCAAGGTGCCCTTGGTACTGATTTTGCAATCATGGGAAGGACTTTGAATTCTCCAG GTGATTGGTGGGCTGGATATGGCTATGAAATTCCCACTCTGCAGAGAGTTGCTATGCGAATACTTAGCCAACCTTGTAGTTCACACTGGTGCAGATGGAATTGGAGTTCCTTTGCAAGGATACACACCAAGAAACGCAACAAATCGGAGCTTGAAAAGTTAAATGATTTGGTATTTGTGCAGTGCAATCTTTGGTTACAAGCCATATACCAAAGTAGGGATGGAAAGTGTAAACCTGTTATCTTAGATGAAATAGATGTTAGTTCTGAATGGCCTACTGAATTAGAATCTTCAACCCCAATTTTTGATGATTCTTGGCTGGATAATTTGCCACTTGAATGTAGAGGTAGTCCTTGA